From the Cryptomeria japonica chromosome 2, Sugi_1.0, whole genome shotgun sequence genome, one window contains:
- the LOC131035164 gene encoding elicitor-responsive protein 3-like has translation MATLGTLEVLLVNAKGLHNTDFLFKMNPYVLLKCQNQKHKSIVASKEGSNPEWNEKFTFKLSEGASDLTITIMDKDTFSADDFVGEAQIPLGGVLMEGSIPPTPYNVVLMDQTYCGQIKVGLTFTPKEECYEEEEVEGGWKEGSL, from the exons ATGGCGACGTTGGGAACTCTGGAGGTGCTCCTTGTCAACGCCAAAGGCCTTCACAATACTGACTTTCTGT TCAAGATGAACCCTTACGTCCTCCTGAAATGCCAAAACCAGAAGCACAAAAGCATAGTTGCATCCA AAGAAGGTAGCAATCCAGAATGGAATGAAAAGTTTACTTTTAAGCTGTCAGAAGGGGCTTCTGATTTGACTATAACAATAATGGACAAGGATACATTTAGCGCCGATGATTTCGTTGGAGAAGCACA AATTCCACTGGGGGGAGTGTTGATGGAAGGAAGCATACCCCCTACACCTTATAACGTAGTTCTCATGGACCAGACTTACTGTGGGCAGATCAAAGTGGGTCTCACCTTCACTCCCAAG GAAGAGTGTTATGAAGAAGAGGAGGTCGAAGGAGGCTGGAAAGAAGGATCTCTATGA